The following are encoded together in the Conger conger chromosome 11, fConCon1.1, whole genome shotgun sequence genome:
- the isl1a gene encoding insulin gene enhancer protein isl-1 isoform X1, producing the protein MGDMGDPPKKKRLISLCVGCGNQIHDQYILRVSPDLEWHAACLKCAECNQYLDESCTCFVRDGKTYCKRDYIRLYGIKCAKCNIGFSKNDFVMRARSKVYHIECFRCVACSRQLIPGDEFALREDGLFCRADHDVVERATMGAGDALSPLHPARPLQMAAEPISARQPALRPHVHKQPEKTTRVRTVLNEKQLHTLRTCYNANPRPDALMKEQLVEMTGLSPRVIRVWFQNKRCKDKKRSILMKQLQQQQPNDKTFLWGYLQNIQGMTGTPMVAASPERHDGGLQANPVEVQSYQPPWKVLSDFALQSDIDQPAFQQLVNFSEGGPGSNSTGSEVASMSSQLPDTPNSMVASPIEA; encoded by the exons aaaagcGCCTCATCTcgttgtgtgttgggtgtggaaATCAAATACACGATCAGTACATCCTGAGAGTTTCTCCCGATCTGGAGTGGCATGCGGCGTGCTTGAAGTGCGCAGAATGCAATCAGTACCTGGACGAGTCTTGTACCTGCTTTGTTAGAGACGGAAAGACATATTGTAAAAGGGACTATATCAG GCTATACGGGATAAAGTGCGCCAAATGCAACATCGGTTTCAGCAAGAATGATTTCGTGATGAGAGCCCGCTCTAAGGTGTACCACATCGAGTGCTTTCGCTGCGTGGCGTGCAGTCGGCAGCTCATCCCCGGGGACGAATTCGCGCTGCGGGAGGACGGCCTGTTCTGCCGGGCAGACCACGACGTCGTGGAACGGGCAACAATGGGAGCCGGGGACGCCCTAAGCCCTTTACACCCGGCGAGACCTTTACAGATGGCGG CAGAACCCATATCTGCAAGACAGCCTGCGCTTCGACCGCATGTTCATAAACAGCCTGAGAAAACAACCCGAGTTCGGACGGTACTTAACGAAAAGCAGCTTCACACCTTGAGAACTTGCTACAACGCAAACCCCAGACCTGACGCTCTCATGAAGGAGCAGCTAGTGGAGATGACGGGCCTTAGTCCAAGAGTCATCAGAGTTTGGTTTCAAAACAAGCGCTGCAAGGACAAAAAAAGGAGTATATTGATGAAGCAACTACAGCAACAGCAACCCAACGACAAAACG TTTCTTTGGGGCTATCTGCAGAATATCCAGGGGATGACGGGCACTCCGATGGTGGCCGCCAGTCCGGAGAGACACGACGGCGGTTTGCAGGCAAACCCAGTGGAGGTGCAGAGTTACCAACCGCCTTGGAAAGTTCTGAGCGACTTCGCACTGCAGAGTGACATAGATCAGCCAGCGTTTCAACAACTG gtcAATTTCTCGGAAGGAGGACCAGGATCTAATTCCACTGGGAGTGAAGTTGCGTCAATGTCCTCTCAACTACCAGATACACCGAACAGCATGGTAGCAAGTCCTATAGAGGCATGA
- the isl1a gene encoding insulin gene enhancer protein isl-1 isoform X2, translating into MGDMGDPPKKKRLISLCVGCGNQIHDQYILRVSPDLEWHAACLKCAECNQYLDESCTCFVRDGKTYCKRDYIRLYGIKCAKCNIGFSKNDFVMRARSKVYHIECFRCVACSRQLIPGDEFALREDGLFCRADHDVVERATMGAGDALSPLHPARPLQMAEPISARQPALRPHVHKQPEKTTRVRTVLNEKQLHTLRTCYNANPRPDALMKEQLVEMTGLSPRVIRVWFQNKRCKDKKRSILMKQLQQQQPNDKTFLWGYLQNIQGMTGTPMVAASPERHDGGLQANPVEVQSYQPPWKVLSDFALQSDIDQPAFQQLVNFSEGGPGSNSTGSEVASMSSQLPDTPNSMVASPIEA; encoded by the exons aaaagcGCCTCATCTcgttgtgtgttgggtgtggaaATCAAATACACGATCAGTACATCCTGAGAGTTTCTCCCGATCTGGAGTGGCATGCGGCGTGCTTGAAGTGCGCAGAATGCAATCAGTACCTGGACGAGTCTTGTACCTGCTTTGTTAGAGACGGAAAGACATATTGTAAAAGGGACTATATCAG GCTATACGGGATAAAGTGCGCCAAATGCAACATCGGTTTCAGCAAGAATGATTTCGTGATGAGAGCCCGCTCTAAGGTGTACCACATCGAGTGCTTTCGCTGCGTGGCGTGCAGTCGGCAGCTCATCCCCGGGGACGAATTCGCGCTGCGGGAGGACGGCCTGTTCTGCCGGGCAGACCACGACGTCGTGGAACGGGCAACAATGGGAGCCGGGGACGCCCTAAGCCCTTTACACCCGGCGAGACCTTTACAGATGGCGG AACCCATATCTGCAAGACAGCCTGCGCTTCGACCGCATGTTCATAAACAGCCTGAGAAAACAACCCGAGTTCGGACGGTACTTAACGAAAAGCAGCTTCACACCTTGAGAACTTGCTACAACGCAAACCCCAGACCTGACGCTCTCATGAAGGAGCAGCTAGTGGAGATGACGGGCCTTAGTCCAAGAGTCATCAGAGTTTGGTTTCAAAACAAGCGCTGCAAGGACAAAAAAAGGAGTATATTGATGAAGCAACTACAGCAACAGCAACCCAACGACAAAACG TTTCTTTGGGGCTATCTGCAGAATATCCAGGGGATGACGGGCACTCCGATGGTGGCCGCCAGTCCGGAGAGACACGACGGCGGTTTGCAGGCAAACCCAGTGGAGGTGCAGAGTTACCAACCGCCTTGGAAAGTTCTGAGCGACTTCGCACTGCAGAGTGACATAGATCAGCCAGCGTTTCAACAACTG gtcAATTTCTCGGAAGGAGGACCAGGATCTAATTCCACTGGGAGTGAAGTTGCGTCAATGTCCTCTCAACTACCAGATACACCGAACAGCATGGTAGCAAGTCCTATAGAGGCATGA
- the isl1a gene encoding insulin gene enhancer protein isl-1 isoform X3, whose amino-acid sequence MGDMGDPPKKKRLISLCVGCGNQIHDQYILRVSPDLEWHAACLKCAECNQYLDESCTCFVRDGKTYCKRDYIRLYGIKCAKCNIGFSKNDFVMRARSKVYHIECFRCVACSRQLIPGDEFALREDGLFCRADHDVVERATMGAGDALSPLHPARPLQMAAEPISARQPALRPHVHKQPEKTTRVRTVLNEKQLHTLRTCYNANPRPDALMKEQLVEMTGLSPRVIRVWFQNKRCKDKKRSILMKQLQQQQPNDKTNIQGMTGTPMVAASPERHDGGLQANPVEVQSYQPPWKVLSDFALQSDIDQPAFQQLVNFSEGGPGSNSTGSEVASMSSQLPDTPNSMVASPIEA is encoded by the exons aaaagcGCCTCATCTcgttgtgtgttgggtgtggaaATCAAATACACGATCAGTACATCCTGAGAGTTTCTCCCGATCTGGAGTGGCATGCGGCGTGCTTGAAGTGCGCAGAATGCAATCAGTACCTGGACGAGTCTTGTACCTGCTTTGTTAGAGACGGAAAGACATATTGTAAAAGGGACTATATCAG GCTATACGGGATAAAGTGCGCCAAATGCAACATCGGTTTCAGCAAGAATGATTTCGTGATGAGAGCCCGCTCTAAGGTGTACCACATCGAGTGCTTTCGCTGCGTGGCGTGCAGTCGGCAGCTCATCCCCGGGGACGAATTCGCGCTGCGGGAGGACGGCCTGTTCTGCCGGGCAGACCACGACGTCGTGGAACGGGCAACAATGGGAGCCGGGGACGCCCTAAGCCCTTTACACCCGGCGAGACCTTTACAGATGGCGG CAGAACCCATATCTGCAAGACAGCCTGCGCTTCGACCGCATGTTCATAAACAGCCTGAGAAAACAACCCGAGTTCGGACGGTACTTAACGAAAAGCAGCTTCACACCTTGAGAACTTGCTACAACGCAAACCCCAGACCTGACGCTCTCATGAAGGAGCAGCTAGTGGAGATGACGGGCCTTAGTCCAAGAGTCATCAGAGTTTGGTTTCAAAACAAGCGCTGCAAGGACAAAAAAAGGAGTATATTGATGAAGCAACTACAGCAACAGCAACCCAACGACAAAACG AATATCCAGGGGATGACGGGCACTCCGATGGTGGCCGCCAGTCCGGAGAGACACGACGGCGGTTTGCAGGCAAACCCAGTGGAGGTGCAGAGTTACCAACCGCCTTGGAAAGTTCTGAGCGACTTCGCACTGCAGAGTGACATAGATCAGCCAGCGTTTCAACAACTG gtcAATTTCTCGGAAGGAGGACCAGGATCTAATTCCACTGGGAGTGAAGTTGCGTCAATGTCCTCTCAACTACCAGATACACCGAACAGCATGGTAGCAAGTCCTATAGAGGCATGA
- the isl1a gene encoding insulin gene enhancer protein isl-1 isoform X4 encodes MGDMGDPPKKKRLISLCVGCGNQIHDQYILRVSPDLEWHAACLKCAECNQYLDESCTCFVRDGKTYCKRDYIRLYGIKCAKCNIGFSKNDFVMRARSKVYHIECFRCVACSRQLIPGDEFALREDGLFCRADHDVVERATMGAGDALSPLHPARPLQMAEPISARQPALRPHVHKQPEKTTRVRTVLNEKQLHTLRTCYNANPRPDALMKEQLVEMTGLSPRVIRVWFQNKRCKDKKRSILMKQLQQQQPNDKTNIQGMTGTPMVAASPERHDGGLQANPVEVQSYQPPWKVLSDFALQSDIDQPAFQQLVNFSEGGPGSNSTGSEVASMSSQLPDTPNSMVASPIEA; translated from the exons aaaagcGCCTCATCTcgttgtgtgttgggtgtggaaATCAAATACACGATCAGTACATCCTGAGAGTTTCTCCCGATCTGGAGTGGCATGCGGCGTGCTTGAAGTGCGCAGAATGCAATCAGTACCTGGACGAGTCTTGTACCTGCTTTGTTAGAGACGGAAAGACATATTGTAAAAGGGACTATATCAG GCTATACGGGATAAAGTGCGCCAAATGCAACATCGGTTTCAGCAAGAATGATTTCGTGATGAGAGCCCGCTCTAAGGTGTACCACATCGAGTGCTTTCGCTGCGTGGCGTGCAGTCGGCAGCTCATCCCCGGGGACGAATTCGCGCTGCGGGAGGACGGCCTGTTCTGCCGGGCAGACCACGACGTCGTGGAACGGGCAACAATGGGAGCCGGGGACGCCCTAAGCCCTTTACACCCGGCGAGACCTTTACAGATGGCGG AACCCATATCTGCAAGACAGCCTGCGCTTCGACCGCATGTTCATAAACAGCCTGAGAAAACAACCCGAGTTCGGACGGTACTTAACGAAAAGCAGCTTCACACCTTGAGAACTTGCTACAACGCAAACCCCAGACCTGACGCTCTCATGAAGGAGCAGCTAGTGGAGATGACGGGCCTTAGTCCAAGAGTCATCAGAGTTTGGTTTCAAAACAAGCGCTGCAAGGACAAAAAAAGGAGTATATTGATGAAGCAACTACAGCAACAGCAACCCAACGACAAAACG AATATCCAGGGGATGACGGGCACTCCGATGGTGGCCGCCAGTCCGGAGAGACACGACGGCGGTTTGCAGGCAAACCCAGTGGAGGTGCAGAGTTACCAACCGCCTTGGAAAGTTCTGAGCGACTTCGCACTGCAGAGTGACATAGATCAGCCAGCGTTTCAACAACTG gtcAATTTCTCGGAAGGAGGACCAGGATCTAATTCCACTGGGAGTGAAGTTGCGTCAATGTCCTCTCAACTACCAGATACACCGAACAGCATGGTAGCAAGTCCTATAGAGGCATGA